The genomic segment CGCACCTGAAGCAGATCGCTCGCGACGAGCTCAAGCTTCGTCCGGAGGAGATCGACCGGATCGACTCGAGCACCTCGCTCATCGAAGGACTGCAGCTGGACTCGCTGACGCAGGTGGTGCTGCTCAGTGAGCTCGAGACACGGTACGGGATCGTGCTGGACGTTGGCGGTCAGGACCCGCTCGAGCGGATCGAGACCGTGGGCGACCTGGTTGCGCTCATCACACATCGCGTCTCCTCGTCGCAGCGTTCGGAGCTAGCACGTCTGCGCTTTCCACAGCCGTGATGAATCCTCGCTACCAGACCATCCCGGAGACCTTGTTGGCGCTGCAGGACTGCACGAAGTACGGTGCCCGCTTCGCCGACCGAACCGGCAACGCGCAACTGTACCCCTATGGAGACGTCGTCGACCGCGCCATGCGTGTCGCCGGCACGCTGCAGCGGCAGGGGCTTCAGCCGGGCGACCGCGTGGCGATTGTGCTCCCCACGTCGATTCACTTCTTCGATGCGTTCTTGGGGACGATGCTCGCCGGCGGAGTGCCGACGGCGTTGTATCCACCGGTTCGACTCGGCAAGCTAACCGAGTACTTTGCGCGAACCGCACGCGCGCTGCAGCAAATCGGCGCGAGATTCCTTGTCATCGACCCGCAGATCGGCAAGTTGATCGGCCCAGCGGTCGAGAGCCTCCACGGGCTGTCGCATATCTTCGATGCCGGCGACCTGCTGCAGGATGCCGCGTGGCATCCGATTCGGCCTCAGGCGGATGCGCCTGCGTTGCTGCAGTTCTCCTCGGGCACGACGACGCATCCAAAGGCAGTCACGCTGTCGCATCGAAACCTGATGCACAGCCTGGAGATGATCGATGGTTTCGTCTCCTTCCTCGGTAACGGGGAGCGGGAAAATGGAGGCGTCTGCTGGCTGCCGCTGTACCACGACATGGGGCTGATCGGTTGCCTGTTCATGGGGCTCTACCATCCGGCCACGCTGACGTATCTGCGCCCCGAGCAGTTCCTCGCCAAGCCGGCGTTGTGGCTGCAGACGATATCCAGATATGCCGCCGCCGCATCGCCAGCTCCCGACTTCGCCTATGGTCTTTGCCTGAGTCGGATCAGTGACGAGGAGATGGACGGTGTGGACCTTTCGAGCTGGCGTATTGCCTTCAACGGCGCCGAGGCCATTGATCCGAACGTGATGCAGCGCTTCATCGACCGATTCAGCCGGTGGGGACTACGACCCGAGGCGCTCACGCCGGTGTATGGCCTTGCCGAAGCTGGGCTCGCCGTGACCTTTTCCGATCCTGCCGAGCCAGCCGTGATCACCGAGTTCGACCGCGAGGCGCTGACGAGATCGGGCGTCGCCAAGCCGGGATCCGGCCGGCGGCTGCCCTCGGTCGGACGCTCGATGCCTGGTCTCGATGTCGAGGTTCGTGATCAGGAAGCTCGGCTCGATGACGGTTCGATCGGACGCATTTGGGTCCGCGGCCCCTCGATCACAAACGGGTACTACAACGACCCGGAGTCGACCGGGCGCCTGCTTCGTGATGGCTGGCTCGACACGGGCGACCTCGGATTCTTCCATCGCGACAATCTGTACATCTCCGGTCGTGCGAAGGATCTCATCATCATCCGCGGCCGGAATTATGCGCCGCAAGAAATCGAAACGCTCCTCACCGATCTACCGGGGCTTCGGCGTGGTTGCGCCGTGGCCGTCGCGGACTCATCGGCTGAGGGCCGCGAGCGGCTGGTCATCCTCGCCGAGCGTGATCGGCGGAGCCCAAAGCCAGACGACGAGTTGGTCGGCTCCATCCGCAACACCGTGCTGAGCGGCTTGGCGCTGACCCCCGACGTCATCGAGCTGCTGCCTCCCGGCACGCTTCCTCGCACATCGTCTGGAAAGCTGCGCCGCGCCGAGGCCCTCCGCATGTACCAGACGAGACAGCTGCGACCACCCGCGAGAACCACTCGACTGGCATTACTTCGGCACGTGGCGACGTCGCAGCTTGCCTGGGCTCGTCATTGGCTGCGCCGCACGATCAACGGGTCACGCGCCGATCGCCACGCAGATGCTGACGAAAGTCCAGCGGCCGCCTCGGCGAGGTGGCCCTACCGTCGTCCACGGTAGGGCGCGCTCGCCGAGCGCGCCGTGCTCGCGGGAAAGCTATCCGATTCCTCTTTTCGCGCAGTATCACCCGTCCGACCGCAGGGCGACGATGGGGTCGATGCGGGAGGCGCGGCGGGCGGGGAGATACATCGCCAGAAGCGCGACAGCCACGAGGATTACTGATACCGCAGCGTAGGTCGTCGGGTCCAACGGGCTAACGCCAAACAACAGGGCGGACATCAGGCGAGTAAGCAGCATCGCTCCGCCAACGCCGAGCACAACGCCGATCAGCGTCAGCATGAGCCCATGACGCAGAAACAGCCGGCGCACATCGCGAGTCTGCGCGCCGAGCGCCATGCGGATGCCGACCTCGCGAGTCCGCTGCGTTGCGATGTAGGCAATCACCGCGTAGATCCCCACAACGCCGAGCAGAAGCGCGACCGTGGCGGCAATCGTGAGCATGACCAACAGGACACTAGGCGTGCTTGTGTCGACGAGCTCGGTGTAGCAGAGCGTCTTTGCGTGCGGGCTATGGTGGGAGCTGACCGAAGACCTCGAGCTCGCGGAGCGCAACCCCTCGACCAGGAGCGCTCTCCTCAACGAACAGCCCCACGAACCTCGCCCGCGCCGAGAAGCCAACGGCATCGTCGATCCCGCCGTCGTCGGAGCCGACGCGCCGCAAGAGCGCCCAGTCGACGCCATCCTGGGAGGTCCAGAACGAGTAGGCCGCGGCGTGCTGCGTACCCCACTTGAGACGGATGCGCTCGACGGATAGCGGCGTGCCGAGATCGACGAACAGCCACTGTGGGCTTGCGGCTTCGCCGATCCAGGCCGTTCGATCGCTTCCATCCACCGCCATGGCTGGCGGTGCGGAGCTTGCCGAGGAGGCCACCGCGGGATGTCCAACCGCGAGGTTCCCGGTGGCACGATATCGCGCTGTGAGGCGGGTCGGCGCGTCCGGGACAACGAAGAGGTGGTCCGCTTCACCCCCATCGGACCACTCATCGAGCACCAGCCAGACGTCGGCGTTCCCTGGCGCGGGCTGCGATGGAGCGATCACACGCATCTGCCAGCCGGGCCACCCAATGAACGTGAACGGTGCTTGGACCGGGGTCTCGTTGACGTACAACTCTAAGCCAGCTGGGACGCTCGTGACCGTGACGCCAACCCACCGGGGGAAGAGCTTTTGGGTGACGGTAGCGGCGAGCCCCTGCGAGTCCACCGCCGTGAGCTCGATTTCGAGATAGCTATTGGTGGCCCCGGGAAAGTCTTCGGGCGGCGGCGCGACGATTTCAATGCCGTTCCCGATCGTCGGCGGCAAGAAGGGGTGCGTGTGCGATCCATGATGCAAGATCACGCGCCACCTGAGATTGGGTACGAACGTCCCATCTTCACGATCCCACGCCCGGCCGTTCAAAACGACGGTCTGGCCTACACTGAAACGAAAGCCAGGCGCAGGAGAAAGGATGGTCGGTGCCGGTGGCCTGTTGCCCACATCGATGCGCACGCTGGCCCGGCTCTCGTGGCTTGCGTCACGCACCGTGACTTCAGCCGTATAGGTTCTCGCGCTCGTGTAGGTATGAATGAGCCGAGGGCCATACTGCGTCGGCGTGCCGTCGCCGAAGTCCCACGCGAACGAGAGTCGATCGCCGTCTGGATCGCTGCTTCCGGTTGCATCCAGCAGCACGGTGAGCGGCGTCCCACCAGAACGTGGCGTCGCGGTCGCAGCTGCCGTTGGTGCTCGGTTGCCGCTGTCTTCGAAGGTGATGACCCGCACCTCGCCGCCGCCACGGTAGGTGGCATAGTAGAGTCCCAGCCGGCCGCCGACAGGCCCAAACGTCATCGTGACGATGCTGCTCGTGCCAAAGCCGTCTGCGAACGTCGTGGACTGGTAATCTCCGCCGGCTCCCGGCCCGAGCGCGAAGATCTTGCCGCAGTTGAAGTCCGCAAAAAGGTAGGTGCCAACGTATTCGGCAGGCCAGGCGCTCTCCGCCGGCACGAAGGCGCCCCCGGTGATCGACCCGCAGCCGGTCGAGTGCGAATACGCGTGGAGCGGGTTCGTCAGGCCCTGGGGCGGCTGACCACAGTCGTCGCGCGACCCCGCGACACAGGGACCTTCCCGCTCGTTCCAGCCGTAGTCGGCGCCGGGGACACCCAGGTTGATCTCCTCCCACTGGTTCTGCCCGACATCGTTGATGAGCAAGCGCGGTGTCGCTGCATCCGTATCGAACGCGAAACGAAAGGGATTTCGCAGGCCCGATGCAAACGTCTCGCGGCAGGCTAGGCCGGCCTCGGCTCTCCCCGTCAAGCGGCACGGCGCCGTGCCCGGACCTTGGAACGGGTTGGTGGGCGGAATACCTCCATCGCGCGTGATGCGAAGGATCTTGCCGAGCAAGACGTGCGGATCGCGCGCAGCGTTGTTGGCTCCAGCGCAGCCACTATCGAAGAGATAATCGCAGCCGCCATCGCCAACGGCGACGTAGAGATACCCGTCGGGGCCGAAGCGCAGATCGCCCGCATTGTGGTTGCCGCCAGTCGACGGAATGTTGTCGAGGAGGATCAGCTCCGTCTCGGCGTCGACCAGGTTATCGTCGCCGAGCACGACGCGCGACACGCGGTTGACCGGCACGAGGCGCGAGTTGGTCTCGCACGTACCATGCTTGTTGAACGTGTAGTAGAGGTAGATGTAGTGGTTCTCGGCAAACGCCGGGTCGACCGCGACGCCGAGCAAGCCACGCTCGACGTTGCTGCAGATGCGCGACGAGAGATCGACCGCCGGCGTTGGCAGTAGCTCGTCTCCCACCTTGACCAGAAGCCGGCCCGACTGGGTTGCAATGAGCATTCGGCCATCGGGTGTGAAGGCGAGAGCCGTGGGCGGGAGGCCGACGTCGACTGCCAGGCGCTCGTCGAAGCCGTCTGGTACTCGCACCTGAGCCTGGGCCAGCTCTGCTAGCGACGCTGCGCTCACAATCACCACGAGCAAGCACGCGAGACGTCGCCGTGTGCCGATTGTCCGTGTCATTGCTATACCCTAGTATTGATATGTGGCCGATGATACGCCCTGGATGGGAACGAGGCAAATGAACGGCCGCCTCGGCGAAGCGGCCCTACCACGGGGGTAGGACGCGTTCGCCGAACGCGCCGTGAGCGTCAATGGGAACGGCCCGCGGGCGGCGGCCTGCTAGAATGTCGCCCAGGATAGATGTGATGCATGACAACTCGTTTCGAGATCTCGTTCCGGCGGTAATCGAGGCCGCAGCGGCCGCAGGACGATGTATTGAAGGCGTGCGTGCCGAAGGATTGGGGGTCGCGACCAAGTCGGATCTGTCCCCCGTCACCCGTGCAGATCACGAGGCGGACGCGCTGCTCCGCGAGCGCCTGTTGGCGCTCGTGCCGGCTGGCTGGCTGTCCGAGGAGACGGCAGATGCTCCCGAGCGGCTCGCGCAGCAACTGCTGTGGGTGGTAGATCCGCTCGATGGCACCAAGGAATTCATAGGCGGGATTCCCGAATACGCCGTCGCCATCGCGCTGGTCGAGGAAGCCCAACCGGTGCTCTCGCTCGTGCACAACCCAGCACGAGGAGACACCTACTGGGCCGTCCGCGATCACGGCGCGTTTCTCACGCAGGTCCACACAGCTGACGCTAGCCAGGACCATCAGCGTATCCGTGCGGCGGAAGGACGCAACCTCCTGGCGTCACGCTCGGAATGCCGGTCGGGCGAGTTCGCGCCGTTCGAGGCGGCGTGGCAAATCACCTCGATGGGCAGCATTGCCTACAAGCTGGCGCAGGTGGCCTGCGGCAGCGCGGCCGTCACATTCTCGCGTGGCCCCAAGCACGAATGGGATGTCTGCGCAGGGGCCCTCCTCGTTTCCGAAGCGGGAGGACGCGTAAGCGATGTCTTCGGCGCTCCTCTCCAGTTCAACCAGCCGTTTCCAAAGGTCAAGGGGATCCTGGCCGGCGCACCGCATGCTTATGCCAATGCACTGCAAGAGCTGGCACAGATTGGGGCTTCGGCACGAATGAACGAGCTGACGGATCCGCCCGCGTCCCTCCAGCGTTCCTAGAACAGGAACCGGGTACCTTTTCGGTCTTTCGTAACACGAGAACTGCCCCCGTTTTCTACGTAAAAGGAGTAGATGAATACACATGTCCACTGATCACTTGATTGCACCGCACGGCGAGAAGCTGACGGCCCTTGTGGCAGACGCCGAGAGAGCCAACGAGCTGAAGCTCGAGTCGCGCGACTGGCCGTCCTGGGATCTCACGCCGCGGCAGCTCTGTGATCTCGAGCTGCTCCTGAACGGCGGCTTCTCGCCGCTCGCCGGATTCATGGTGCGATCCGACTACGATCGCGTCTGCAGTGAGATGCGCCTTTCTGACGGCACGCTCTGGCCCATGCCGATCACGCTCGACGTGCCGGACGCGGTTGCGCGCGGCCTCCAGCCAGGGGCGCGGCTCGCACTAAGAGACCCGGAGGGCGTCATGTTGGCCGCCCTGACCTGCGAGGACATCTGGCAGCCGGATCGCGAGGCGGAGGCACAAGCGGTCTTCGGCACGGGAGACCGCACACATCCTGGGGTGCGCCATCTCCTCGACTCGACTCATCCGTACTACATCGGCGGCCGCCTCGAAGGGGTGCAGGCTGCCCTGCACTATGACTACCGAGGCCTGCGGCACACGCCGGAGGAGCTCCGAAAGGAGTTCGCTCGTCTTGGGTGGCGCCGCATCGTCGCGTTCCAGACGCGGAACCCGATGCATCGGGCGCATCAGGAGCTGACGTTACGGGCGGCCAAAGACGTGGAAGCCAGCCTGCTGATCCATCCGGTCGTCGGCTTGACCAAGCCGGGCGACGTGGATCACTACACGCGGGTCAGGTGCTACGAAGCGCTGCTTCCCACGTATCCTCACGACACGGTCAAGCTGTCCCTGCTTCCCCTGGCCATGCGCATGGGTGGGCCTCGTGAAGCGGTGTGGCACGCAATCATCCGGAAGAACCACGGCTGCACGCATTTCATCGTGGGACGCGATCATGCGGGGCCGGGCAAGGATGCTTCAGGGAAGCCGTTCTATGGCCCGTACGACGCGCAAGAGCTCTTGAAGACGCATGAGCAAGAGCTGGGCGTCACGATGGTGCCCTTCAAGGAGATGGTGTACGTCGAGGACCTCGATAAGTACGTTCCAAGCGACGAAGTCCCCGAGGGAACCCGAACGCTTTCGATCTCGGGCACTCAGCTCAGATCACGGCTCGCCGAAGGCCGCGACATTCCAGGCTGGTTCACGTTTCCTCAGGTCGTCACAGAGCTTCGGAGGCGCCATCCGCCGCGTCACGCGCAGGGATGCACGATCTTCTTCACGGGGTTGTCCGGGTCCGGAAAATCGACGGTCGCAAACGTGCTTCTGGTGAAGTTCCTCGAAATGGGCGGGCGCCCTGTCACGCTGTTGGACGGCGATCTCGTTCGCAAGCATCTGTCGTCGGAGCTTGGCTTCTCGAAGGAGCACCGCGATATCAACATTCGCCGGATTGGCTTCGTCGCCTCCGAAATCACGAAGAACGGCGGCTTGGCCATCTGCGCGCCGATTGCGCCGTATGACTCCGTGCGGAAGGAAGTCCGGGGCATGATCGAGCCTGTTGGCGGCTTCGTTCTGGTGTACGTCTCTACGCCGCTGGACGTCTGCGAAGGGCGGGATCGAAAGGGGCTCTACGCAAAAGCCCGCGCCGGTATCATCAAGGAGTTCACAGGCGTGTCGGACCCGTACGAGCTGCCCGCCGATGCCGACATCACGATCGATACGACAGAGGTGAGCCCGGAAGAAGCCGCGCAGCAGATCCTTTTACATCTGGAGCGGGAGGGATACGTGGGAGTCGGATAGGTCCTTGGTCCCTGGTCCTTGGTCCCTAGTTCGTGGTCCTTGGTGCGGCGACAGTCGATTAGGGCTATCGGTGCAACGGTTCGGCGCCATCGGTATCGGAGCTCAACGAATGCTCAGGCGCACCAAGGACCAAGGACCAAGGACCTAATGAATCGCCAACATGCGGTCGAGCGCCACCCGCGCCCAATGCTTCGTGGGCTCGGGCACGACGATGTGGTTCTTGACGGTGCCTTGCAGCAGGCTATCGAGGCACCAGAGGAGGTGGTTCGGCGAGACGCGGAACATCGTCGAGCAAAGGCAGCCAAACTGATCGAGGGTGACGACGGTCTGCTCCGGTGCCACTTCCCTGGCGAGGCGGTTGACGAGGTGAATCTCGGTGCCGACGGCCCAAATGG from the Luteitalea sp. genome contains:
- a CDS encoding PKD domain-containing protein, translating into MTRTIGTRRRLACLLVVIVSAASLAELAQAQVRVPDGFDERLAVDVGLPPTALAFTPDGRMLIATQSGRLLVKVGDELLPTPAVDLSSRICSNVERGLLGVAVDPAFAENHYIYLYYTFNKHGTCETNSRLVPVNRVSRVVLGDDNLVDAETELILLDNIPSTGGNHNAGDLRFGPDGYLYVAVGDGGCDYLFDSGCAGANNAARDPHVLLGKILRITRDGGIPPTNPFQGPGTAPCRLTGRAEAGLACRETFASGLRNPFRFAFDTDAATPRLLINDVGQNQWEEINLGVPGADYGWNEREGPCVAGSRDDCGQPPQGLTNPLHAYSHSTGCGSITGGAFVPAESAWPAEYVGTYLFADFNCGKIFALGPGAGGDYQSTTFADGFGTSSIVTMTFGPVGGRLGLYYATYRGGGEVRVITFEDSGNRAPTAAATATPRSGGTPLTVLLDATGSSDPDGDRLSFAWDFGDGTPTQYGPRLIHTYTSARTYTAEVTVRDASHESRASVRIDVGNRPPAPTILSPAPGFRFSVGQTVVLNGRAWDREDGTFVPNLRWRVILHHGSHTHPFLPPTIGNGIEIVAPPPEDFPGATNSYLEIELTAVDSQGLAATVTQKLFPRWVGVTVTSVPAGLELYVNETPVQAPFTFIGWPGWQMRVIAPSQPAPGNADVWLVLDEWSDGGEADHLFVVPDAPTRLTARYRATGNLAVGHPAVASSASSAPPAMAVDGSDRTAWIGEAASPQWLFVDLGTPLSVERIRLKWGTQHAAAYSFWTSQDGVDWALLRRVGSDDGGIDDAVGFSARARFVGLFVEESAPGRGVALRELEVFGQLPP
- a CDS encoding FtsX-like permease family protein; the protein is MPLASRRGRGSWGCSLRRALLVEGLRSASSRSSVSSHHSPHAKTLCYTELVDTSTPSVLLVMLTIAATVALLLGVVGIYAVIAYIATQRTREVGIRMALGAQTRDVRRLFLRHGLMLTLIGVVLGVGGAMLLTRLMSALLFGVSPLDPTTYAAVSVILVAVALLAMYLPARRASRIDPIVALRSDG
- a CDS encoding 3'(2'),5'-bisphosphate nucleotidase CysQ, with amino-acid sequence MGTARGRRPARMSPRIDVMHDNSFRDLVPAVIEAAAAAGRCIEGVRAEGLGVATKSDLSPVTRADHEADALLRERLLALVPAGWLSEETADAPERLAQQLLWVVDPLDGTKEFIGGIPEYAVAIALVEEAQPVLSLVHNPARGDTYWAVRDHGAFLTQVHTADASQDHQRIRAAEGRNLLASRSECRSGEFAPFEAAWQITSMGSIAYKLAQVACGSAAVTFSRGPKHEWDVCAGALLVSEAGGRVSDVFGAPLQFNQPFPKVKGILAGAPHAYANALQELAQIGASARMNELTDPPASLQRS
- a CDS encoding bifunctional sulfate adenylyltransferase/adenylylsulfate kinase, whose protein sequence is MSTDHLIAPHGEKLTALVADAERANELKLESRDWPSWDLTPRQLCDLELLLNGGFSPLAGFMVRSDYDRVCSEMRLSDGTLWPMPITLDVPDAVARGLQPGARLALRDPEGVMLAALTCEDIWQPDREAEAQAVFGTGDRTHPGVRHLLDSTHPYYIGGRLEGVQAALHYDYRGLRHTPEELRKEFARLGWRRIVAFQTRNPMHRAHQELTLRAAKDVEASLLIHPVVGLTKPGDVDHYTRVRCYEALLPTYPHDTVKLSLLPLAMRMGGPREAVWHAIIRKNHGCTHFIVGRDHAGPGKDASGKPFYGPYDAQELLKTHEQELGVTMVPFKEMVYVEDLDKYVPSDEVPEGTRTLSISGTQLRSRLAEGRDIPGWFTFPQVVTELRRRHPPRHAQGCTIFFTGLSGSGKSTVANVLLVKFLEMGGRPVTLLDGDLVRKHLSSELGFSKEHRDINIRRIGFVASEITKNGGLAICAPIAPYDSVRKEVRGMIEPVGGFVLVYVSTPLDVCEGRDRKGLYAKARAGIIKEFTGVSDPYELPADADITIDTTEVSPEEAAQQILLHLEREGYVGVG
- a CDS encoding AMP-binding protein; protein product: MMNPRYQTIPETLLALQDCTKYGARFADRTGNAQLYPYGDVVDRAMRVAGTLQRQGLQPGDRVAIVLPTSIHFFDAFLGTMLAGGVPTALYPPVRLGKLTEYFARTARALQQIGARFLVIDPQIGKLIGPAVESLHGLSHIFDAGDLLQDAAWHPIRPQADAPALLQFSSGTTTHPKAVTLSHRNLMHSLEMIDGFVSFLGNGERENGGVCWLPLYHDMGLIGCLFMGLYHPATLTYLRPEQFLAKPALWLQTISRYAAAASPAPDFAYGLCLSRISDEEMDGVDLSSWRIAFNGAEAIDPNVMQRFIDRFSRWGLRPEALTPVYGLAEAGLAVTFSDPAEPAVITEFDREALTRSGVAKPGSGRRLPSVGRSMPGLDVEVRDQEARLDDGSIGRIWVRGPSITNGYYNDPESTGRLLRDGWLDTGDLGFFHRDNLYISGRAKDLIIIRGRNYAPQEIETLLTDLPGLRRGCAVAVADSSAEGRERLVILAERDRRSPKPDDELVGSIRNTVLSGLALTPDVIELLPPGTLPRTSSGKLRRAEALRMYQTRQLRPPARTTRLALLRHVATSQLAWARHWLRRTINGSRADRHADADESPAAASARWPYRRPR